A single genomic interval of Carassius gibelio isolate Cgi1373 ecotype wild population from Czech Republic chromosome A22, carGib1.2-hapl.c, whole genome shotgun sequence harbors:
- the LOC127943117 gene encoding guanylyl cyclase-activating protein 1-like, with protein MGNSHGMSVKELSACHSHQWYRKFMTECPSGQLTFYEFKKFFGLKNLSEKSNEYVKTMFKTFDINDDGCIDFMEYVAALSLVLKGGVQQKLRWYFKLFDVDGSGCIDREELLLIFKAIEAINGVEQEFSAEELTDMVFNKIDVNGDGELSLDEFIEGIQADEVLSVMLTQSLDLTHIVSNIYTDMGSEQQLN; from the exons ATGGGAAACTCGCACGGCATGTCAGTGAAGGAGCTGAGTGCCTGTCATTCCCATCAGTGGTACCGCAAGTTCATGACCGAGTGTCCGTCCGGTCAGCTCACCTTCTACGAGTTCAAGAAGTTCTTCGGTCTGAAGAATCTGTCCGAAAAATCCAACGAATACGTCAAGACCATGTTCAAGACCTTCGACATTAACGAC GACGGCTGCATTGATTTCATGGAGTACGTGGCCGCTCTGAGTCTGGTTCTGAAGGGTGGTGTTCAGCAGAAGCTGCGCTGGTACTTCAAGCTGTTCGACGTGGACGGCAGCGGATGCATCGACCGCGAGGAGCTGCTGCTCATCTTCAAG GCCATTGAAGCCATTAACGGAGTAGAGCAGGAGTTTTCCGCTGAGGAACTGACAGACATGGTGTTCAACAAGATTGATGTTAACGGAGACG gcgaGCTGTCTCTGGACGAGTTCATCGAGGGCATCCAGGCGGACGAGGTTCTGTCGGTGATGCTGACCCAGAGTCTGGATCTGACTCATATTGTCAGTAATATCTACACAGACATGGGCTCTGAGCAGCAGCTCAACTGA
- the LOC127943112 gene encoding uncharacterized protein LOC127943112 has translation MKKGTFNFLGRKNPSLFDTNVEIRDMDNTELVFNTAAIPESGTAKVRSRPTVKHFMSPESAHGFAVPTPMVPVLPPFSEPKLNGTGSTTNLLNGRMLSVPDLLEGEILIPPPPSSAPPPPPSSSAPPPPSFIPPPPQFFGEMDTSLDCASLHHPPVAPPKPPSLTSSNYSANLDLASLKPPPMPPPKPPSETSSLRGSLPSLDVQDVPECPKFNPPPPPVKTSPVLEKAQKAAPQKPIRVNSIPNLDVQSQTPVPLVASSQTPSSFNPQNTAKLYQVQKSTLLGGQIDREKKVQSILLLEDSAGNTVGVVNGNSGKNAESFQPGVPPTKPARRNSSATQLMDDQPDMAQAPSEQAKVEPKINPEPVTPQNIPTEVPAPIEVSPKIEKRIPDVRQVMTPVESPGRPRKNSPILNPRHLNTRGADGSVKKETSISPFALLMAAKERERQRTVLSQRNSNSAEPVTSVIQPSVEKPNSFTVIPQEPTPDSHNAQLKSTTNTQPLTSLSTKVDVPHVSYSKPELSSTPLQSQMSSSVSGLGVPVKDLKSGEDLVFIPPPPEFANTDSEEEPPVPPPSHHAPAPPVKSAPPPAKTFLPATPSPITNCPPPSHPAPATPVKLAPLPSEPFPIPITNGSLPGHPAPAPTPAKPSLPPTPPPITNGPLVPPKPKPPSCPPKAPGPPPNIQTQPKPPFQTKPTQPTAQVPPSVSASQATLLSILQKKMLEMDPKFSAVREQETNGDDWNSPLSDDEATSPVTKYNPMTNRSATLPAQTCGLDMKELESKVAKKAQSLATSAISQNSNGQSTKQQFGMTFTVTPGAKQPITPVIKDGSS, from the exons ATGAAGAAAGGAACGTTCAATTTCCTGGGTCGGAAGAATCCATCTCTATTCGACACTAATGTGGAAATCAGGGACATGG ataacACGGAGCTGGTGTTTAACACAGCTGCCATCCCAGAATCTGGAACCGCCAAAGTGCGCTCCCGTCCAACTGTCAAACACTTCATG TCGCCTGAGAGTGCGCATGGCTTTGCAGTTCCAACTCCCATGGTACCGGTTCTTCCACCCTTCAGTGAACCCAAGTTAAACGGTACAG GAAGTACTACAAACCTCCTAAATGGAAGGATGCTTTCTGTCCCTGACCTACTCGAGGGGGAAATACTTATACCTCCTCCACCGAGCTCCGCTCCTCCACCCCCTCCATCATCTTCAGCCCCACCTCCTCCATCATTCATCCCTCCCCCACCACAGTTCTTTGGTGAAATGGACACTTCTTTAGATTGTGCAAGCCTGCATCACCCTCCAGTGGCACCCCCGAAACCACCATCACTTACCAGTTCCAATTACAGTGCAAATTTGGACCTGGCCTCCCTCAAACCTCCTCCAATGCCTCCTCCAAAACCTCCATCTGAAACTTCCAGCCTCAGAGGTTCCCTCCCTAGCCTTGATGTCCAAGATGTCCCAGAATGCCCCAAGTTCAACCCACCACCACCTCCTGTTAAAACATCACCTGTTCTTGAAAAAGCTCAGAAAGCAGCACCTCAAAAACCCATCCGAGTGAACTCCATACCTAATCTGGACGTCCAATCCCAAACTCCTGTGCCACTTGTTGCTTCCAGCCAAACACCATCTAGCTTCAACCCTCAGAACACAGCTAAACTCTACCAGGTGCAGAAGAGCACACTACTTGGTGGACAGATAGATAGGGAAAAAAAAGTCCAGTCCATTCTGCTGCTGGAAGATTCTGCTGGAAACACAGTTGGTGTAGTAAATGGTAATAGTGGGAAAAATGCTGAATCATTCCAACCAGGCGTGCCACCAACAAAACCAGCTCGTCGGAACAGTTCTGCCACTCAGCTAATGGATGACCAGCCAGACATGGCACAAGCTCCAAGTGAACAAGCCAAGGTAGAGCCCAAAATCAATCCTGAGCCTGTAACACCACAAAACATCCCCACTGAGGTACCAGCACCAATCGAAGTCTCACCCAAAATAGAGAAAAGAATACCTGATGTTAGGCAGGTGATGACCCCAGTTGAGTCCCCTGGCAGGCCGCGCAAGAACAGCCCTATCTTGAACCCCCGACATCTCAACACACGGGGCGCAGACGGCTCAGTAAAGAAAGAGACCTCCATCTCACCTTTCGCCTTGCTGATGGCTGCAAAGGAAAGAGAAAGGCAGAGAACTGTTCTGTCCCAACGGAACAGCAACTCAGCAGAGCCAGTGACTTCTGTGATCCAACCTAGTGTAGAAAAACCAAACTCCTTCACAGTAATTCCTCAAGAGCCAACACCAGACAGTCACAATGCACAATTAAAGTCGACCACAAACACGCAACCACTCACCTCACTTTCAACTAAAGTCGACGTTCCACATGTGTCCTACTCAAAGCCAGAGCTAAGCTCAACCCCTCTACAAAGCCAAATGAGCAGCTCTGTTAGTGGTCTGGGTGTCCCTGTTAAAGATTTGAAATCTGGAGAAGACTTGGTCTTCATTCCACCACCTCCTGAATTTGCCAACACAGACTCTGAGGAGGAACCTCCAGTTCCCCCACCAAGTCACCACGCTCCTGCTCCGCCTGTGAAAAGTGCCCCTCCACCTGCTAAAACCTTCTTACCTGCTACACCTTCTCCAATTACCAACTGCCCCCCACCAAGTCACCCGGCTCCTGCAACCCCTGTTAAACTTGCCCCTCTGCCTTCTGAACCCTTTCCTATTCCAATCACCAATGGCTCTCTGCCAGGCCACCCTGCTCCTGCTCCAACACCTGCCAAACCCTCTCTACCTCCAACACCTCCACCTATCACCAATGGCCCCCTCGTTCCGCCCAAACCTAAACCACCTAGCTGTCCTCCCAAGGCCCCAGGACCTCCCCCAAACATCCAAACTCAACCCAAACCACCTTTTCAAACTAAACCTACTCAACCCACTGCACAAGTGCCTCCATCCGTCTCTGCTAGCCAGGCGACACTTCTCAGTATCCTGCAGAAGAAGATGCTAGAGATGGATCCCAAATTCTCAGCTGTCAGGGAACAGGAGACCAACGGAGATGACTGGAACTCCCCACTGTCTGATGACGAGGCCACGTCTCCCGTTACCAAATACAATCCTATGACAAACCGCAGTGCCACACTGCCGGCGCAAACCTGTGGATTGGACATGAAGGAGCTAGAAAGCAAAGTGGCCAAAAAAGCTCAAAGTTTGGCCACTTCGGCTATATCCCAGAACAG TAATGGACAATCAACCAAACagcagtttggaatgacattcaCTGTGACACCAGGAGCCAAACAACCAATAACAcctgttatcaaagacggttcaTCCTGA